In one window of Miscanthus floridulus cultivar M001 chromosome 12, ASM1932011v1, whole genome shotgun sequence DNA:
- the LOC136497355 gene encoding tRNA-specific adenosine deaminase TAD1-like codes for MLSSPAPPQEAAAAPSSWAEAASSAALRHYRSLPKKGKPQGRESTVLAAFLLSSLQDPHSLTVLSMGTGTKCLGASMLSARGDLVHDAHAEVIARRALLRLVYSEIGRGAPPEWLVASVDGGRWRLRDGHCLHLYITQLPCGVMPVPLSQSELPREQLDSVNGDISFVQRKPGRGDTTLSMSCFDKITRWSLVGIQGALLSHILEPLYLSTITIGQLPDGAPEGFSIENNIKKTLDARLSSLSSKLPPPFKTQRPKVFEAPAPPTEFQQISGDVHPLTCGYSICWNKSGLHEVVLGTTGRKQGTSSKAAHLPSTESLLCKRRLLEAFMSLEHPLVGQLKCEELSYRALKDTAHEYRHTLELLRKAPFFGCWRAKPTFVDSFAVSR; via the exons ATGCTGTCCTCCCCGGCGCCGCCACAagaggccgccgccgccccctcctCCTGGGCGGAAGCCGCGTCCTCGGCGGCGCTCCGGCACTACCGCTCCCTGCCCAAGAAAGGGAAACCGCAGGGGCGCGAGTCCACGGTCCTCGccgccttcctcctctcctccctgcAGGACCCGCACAGCCTCACTGTCCTCTCCATGGGCACCGGCACCAAGTGCCTCGGTGCCTCGATGCTCAGCGCCCGCGGGGACCTCGTCCACGACGCGCACGCCGAGGTCATCGCTCGCCGCGCGCTGCTCCGCCTCGTCTACTCTGAGATCGGCCGCGGCGCCCCGCCTGAGTGGCTGGTTGCTTCCGTGGATGGTGGGAGATGGAGGCTGAGGGATGGGCACTGCCTTCATCTCTACATCACCCAACTCCCAT GTGGAGTCATGCCAGTACCGCTGTCACAGTCGGAGTTACCAAGGGAACAGCTGGATAGTGTGAATGGAG ATATTAGCTTTGTTCAGAGGAAGCCAGGGCGGGGTGATACAACATTATCCATGAGCTGCTTTGACAAAATCACCCGCTGGAGTCTTGTAGGAATTCAAG GTGCATTGCTGTCACATATACTGGAACCCTTGTATTTGTCCACCATTACTATTGGACAATTACCTGATGGTGCTCCTGAAGGGTTCTCTATTGAAAATAATATCAAGAAAACTCTCGATGCTCGCCTGTCCTCTCTATCCAGCAAATTGCCACCTCCTTTTAAAACACAGAGG CCAAAGGTTTTTGAGGCACCTGCCCCACCAACAGAGTTTCAACAGATTTCTGGAGACGTACACCCCTTGACATGCGG GTACTCGATCTGTTGGAATAAATCCGGTTTGCATGAAGTTGTCTTAGGAACAACTGGTAGGAAACAAGGAACGTCTTCAAAGGCGGCACATTTGCCCTCCACCGAGTCATTGCTCTGCAA GAGAAGACTGCTAGAAGCATTCATGTCCCTTGAACATCCATTGGTAGGTCAACTCAAGTGTGAGGAGCTATCTTACCGTGCACTAAAG GATACGGCTCATGAATATCGTCACACGCTTGAGCTCCTCAGGAAGGCCCCATTTTTTGGCTGCTGGCGAGCTAAGCCTACATTTGTTGATTCGTTTGCAGTTTCACGGTGA